Proteins encoded within one genomic window of Mycolicibacterium aubagnense:
- a CDS encoding 2OG-Fe(II) oxygenase — MNVSRGLRNRPDPHFFGGGLHQIRSGGFLKVHADFNHHPRLNLDRRLNALLYLNKDWEESWGGHIQLWDRDMQHCVHKTLPIFNRFLLFATTDFSYHGHPDPLTCPPNRSRRSMALYYYTNGRPDEEKSLSEHSTLFRARPGESMQSTLKQELKRWVPPAALEECRNFGIDNEDVAVGCPEQRSGTDASTCAGISY; from the coding sequence TTGAACGTCTCACGGGGATTGAGGAATCGTCCTGATCCACATTTCTTCGGTGGCGGACTGCATCAGATCCGCTCGGGCGGCTTCCTCAAGGTTCACGCCGACTTCAATCACCACCCACGACTCAACCTGGACCGGCGGTTGAACGCCCTGCTCTATTTAAACAAGGATTGGGAGGAATCCTGGGGCGGCCACATTCAGTTATGGGACCGCGATATGCAGCATTGTGTGCATAAAACGCTGCCCATCTTTAACCGCTTTCTGCTCTTTGCGACAACGGACTTCTCGTATCACGGTCATCCTGATCCTCTGACCTGCCCTCCAAATCGTTCGCGCCGGTCAATGGCACTTTACTATTACACAAACGGTCGCCCCGATGAGGAAAAATCATTGAGCGAACACTCCACTCTATTCCGCGCTCGCCCTGGTGAATCCATGCAGTCGACGTTGAAGCAAGAGTTGAAACGGTGGGTGCCACCTGCCGCTCTGGAGGAATGCAGAAACTTCGGAATCGACAATGAAGATGTAGCAGTCGGGTGTCCGGAGCAGCGTTCCGGTACCGATGCGTCAACATGCGCGGGAATCAGCTATTGA
- a CDS encoding acyltransferase family protein, producing MNTPPVKQVHWTLLPQEGRTRFAPRWWGALLITRLSEWLRYDPSRYPLGYNPGLDGLRGTATLCVLAAHLSPSWCPGAFLYMDMFFVMSAYLITSLLLKRWTKTGNVGFATFYIRRVLRLFPANYAMILSFLVAAYFILDDDFHWHLISAAAAATYVSNWTRAFEAPIPGYLGHTWSLAVEEQFYLIWPVFLTLLLKAIGFRMRLVALLILLGLGFAGWRSWLTVHGASIDRLYNGTDMRGDALLIGCALGVAMALPKVRGSAALQRTAKFLAVPSLVALIVGGFATDFHDRAMYAGLSVFFTLASACLITALVLPEQSIPHRIFRSPPLVFLGRICYGLYIWHFPIFTVIMFGFAIADPLTVGMIGVPLTFAVALLSWRFIESPFLKAKDRISIQGPIHATR from the coding sequence GTGAACACGCCCCCAGTTAAGCAGGTCCATTGGACTCTGCTACCGCAGGAAGGGCGGACACGTTTTGCCCCGCGCTGGTGGGGCGCATTGCTAATCACGCGACTATCTGAATGGCTCCGATACGATCCGAGCCGTTATCCACTCGGTTACAACCCTGGACTCGACGGCTTGCGCGGCACCGCGACGCTGTGCGTTCTAGCGGCACACTTAAGTCCAAGTTGGTGTCCAGGGGCGTTCCTATACATGGACATGTTCTTCGTGATGAGCGCGTATCTGATTACTTCACTACTACTGAAGCGATGGACAAAGACGGGGAACGTCGGATTCGCCACCTTCTACATTCGTCGCGTACTTCGACTATTTCCCGCCAACTACGCGATGATTCTTTCCTTTCTCGTCGCCGCGTACTTCATTCTCGATGACGACTTCCATTGGCATCTAATTTCAGCGGCTGCGGCGGCTACTTACGTAAGCAACTGGACGAGAGCATTCGAGGCTCCGATACCCGGATACCTCGGACACACCTGGTCGCTTGCCGTCGAAGAGCAGTTCTACCTGATTTGGCCGGTCTTCCTCACGCTGCTGTTGAAGGCCATCGGATTCCGGATGCGGCTTGTTGCGCTACTGATTCTCCTCGGACTCGGATTTGCTGGCTGGCGGAGTTGGCTCACAGTCCATGGAGCGTCCATCGATCGCCTCTACAACGGCACCGACATGCGCGGCGACGCCCTTCTGATTGGTTGCGCGTTAGGCGTCGCGATGGCACTTCCCAAAGTGCGCGGGAGCGCTGCCCTTCAGCGGACCGCGAAGTTCTTGGCAGTCCCATCGCTGGTCGCACTGATTGTCGGAGGATTCGCGACGGATTTTCACGACCGGGCGATGTATGCCGGCCTCTCAGTGTTCTTCACATTGGCATCCGCTTGCCTAATTACCGCACTGGTACTCCCAGAGCAATCGATTCCGCATCGAATATTCCGGTCGCCACCGCTGGTTTTCCTGGGCCGCATCTGCTATGGCCTGTACATTTGGCACTTCCCGATATTCACGGTCATTATGTTTGGCTTCGCCATCGCCGATCCCTTGACAGTCGGGATGATCGGAGTTCCGCTGACATTTGCCGTCGCACTCTTGTCCTGGAGATTCATAGAGAGCCCGTTCCTCAAGGCGAAAGACCGAATTTCGATCCAAGGTCCGATACACGCCACACGATGA
- a CDS encoding class I SAM-dependent methyltransferase produces the protein MSNTADIFRERGQAVPLAELVRKTVRRAVLAYSLYNRRKKTHFILRFLAEQGVRDVLLVGATGDENGENPNLANSGVIEKCIAEHYPVRMGINIEPAITTYPFMIADARALPFADDYVDFALANAIIEHVGQECDQRRMVEEMTRVARTWIITTPNKWFPVESHTSTLFLHWIPAWRKDHEKDFTRLLSRREFRALLPRTAKLSGGLLSPTFTACYVR, from the coding sequence GTGAGCAATACGGCAGACATCTTTAGAGAGCGGGGGCAGGCCGTGCCGTTGGCGGAACTCGTCCGGAAAACCGTTCGCCGGGCGGTTCTCGCATACAGTCTGTACAACCGGAGAAAGAAAACGCACTTCATCCTTCGGTTCTTGGCTGAGCAGGGTGTTAGGGACGTGCTGTTGGTGGGGGCGACGGGCGATGAAAATGGCGAGAACCCGAATTTGGCGAATTCCGGCGTGATCGAAAAGTGCATTGCAGAGCACTATCCAGTAAGAATGGGCATCAATATCGAACCTGCTATTACCACGTACCCGTTTATGATTGCTGACGCACGTGCTTTGCCCTTCGCTGATGACTACGTCGATTTTGCATTGGCCAACGCCATCATTGAGCACGTCGGCCAGGAATGTGACCAGCGACGAATGGTTGAGGAGATGACTCGGGTAGCCCGTACCTGGATCATCACAACACCGAATAAGTGGTTTCCCGTCGAGTCGCATACGTCGACACTCTTTCTGCATTGGATTCCCGCCTGGCGCAAGGACCACGAGAAGGATTTCACACGACTGCTGTCGAGACGTGAGTTTCGTGCGCTGCTGCCACGTACCGCCAAGCTGTCAGGTGGGCTACTCAGTCCGACATTCACAGCGTGTTACGTACGGTAA
- a CDS encoding class I SAM-dependent methyltransferase has product MIDFIFLPIVLVASLALKLVRRFGVERLPRTRWLFRAVGIFPIRNHYYEPLFDSTALTRPLEEDRVLPGLDLNIGQQLDLLEKLSYGAELLAFPMDRQSETGFYYDNHVFGPGDAEFLYNMIRYAKPKRIIEIGSGQSTLMARNAIAANRTEAVEYSCRHVCIEPYEAAWLSELNVELIRTPVEQIDLAVFGELEKNDILFIDSSHMIRPQGDVLFEYLQILPILKSGVYVHIHDIRTPKDYQDGWLSREVRFWNEQYLVEAFLSFNDQYHIIAALNFLKHHYPRELSSSCPVFGQRADHWEPGSLWIRRS; this is encoded by the coding sequence ATGATCGATTTCATCTTCTTGCCGATTGTCCTCGTCGCCTCGTTGGCACTGAAGCTTGTGCGCCGTTTCGGAGTTGAGCGATTGCCGCGAACGCGGTGGCTATTTAGGGCAGTGGGAATATTCCCAATTCGCAATCATTACTATGAGCCGCTGTTCGACAGCACTGCTTTGACGCGGCCATTGGAAGAAGACCGTGTGCTTCCTGGGCTCGACCTAAACATCGGCCAGCAGTTGGATCTGCTCGAAAAGTTGTCGTATGGTGCTGAGTTGCTCGCATTTCCGATGGACCGCCAGTCTGAGACGGGTTTCTATTACGACAACCACGTGTTCGGCCCCGGTGATGCTGAATTTCTCTACAACATGATCCGGTACGCTAAACCCAAGCGGATCATTGAAATTGGAAGCGGTCAATCAACTCTAATGGCGCGCAACGCCATCGCGGCCAATCGAACCGAGGCAGTTGAATATTCGTGCCGTCATGTCTGCATTGAGCCGTATGAGGCGGCGTGGTTGAGCGAATTGAATGTGGAACTCATTCGCACTCCAGTGGAACAAATCGACCTCGCAGTTTTCGGAGAACTCGAGAAGAACGATATTTTGTTCATTGATTCATCGCATATGATCCGACCGCAAGGCGACGTCTTATTCGAATATCTGCAAATACTGCCAATCCTCAAGTCGGGTGTGTATGTGCACATTCACGATATCCGAACGCCTAAGGATTACCAGGATGGGTGGCTCAGCCGTGAAGTGCGATTCTGGAACGAGCAGTATCTGGTAGAGGCGTTCCTCAGCTTCAATGACCAGTACCACATCATCGCAGCCCTAAATTTCTTGAAGCACCATTACCCGCGGGAGCTTTCCAGTTCCTGCCCCGTATTTGGCCAGCGGGCCGATCATTGGGAACCGGGTTCCTTGTGGATTCGCCGGTCCTGA
- a CDS encoding polysaccharide biosynthesis tyrosine autokinase, whose translation MNLQNILRILRTRWIPIAAAIVVTVLGTVIITATTTPLYKSSTRLFVSTYAGTSLTDTYQGNLFSQERINSYTVLLTGDVLAQRTVDALHLDMSAQALRKEVTARSKAGTVLIDVDVLDPSPVRARDIANTLSSEFVAMVKQLETSGDGNLPDTRVVVEQPASVSSSPAIPNLFRNLALGLVAGVLLGIALAFGLDVVDSTVKKREDLESITGASVVGEIPVDKPRRTAPVISFASDNSRIAESFRKLRTNLSFLAVDNPPRVIVVTSSVPNEGKSTTAINLALALAETENNVVVVDGDMRRSMIQDYLKLDGSVGLSTVLSGAVPLSEALQQTRFSGLTVLAAGTTPPNPSELLASQAAKKLLAELRGQFDYVIVDSSPLLAVTDASLLAADADGALLLARYGKTRRDQLTHASEALASVGAAMLGTVFTMMPPRNHSSYAGSYYYYYGKSRRDTRTS comes from the coding sequence GTGAATCTGCAGAACATTTTGAGAATACTCCGGACAAGATGGATACCGATCGCGGCGGCTATTGTCGTGACGGTACTCGGGACGGTGATCATCACTGCCACCACTACCCCGCTATATAAATCATCGACGCGGCTATTTGTTTCGACATATGCCGGCACTTCGCTGACCGACACGTACCAAGGAAATCTATTTTCCCAAGAAAGAATCAATTCTTATACGGTTTTACTCACAGGCGACGTGCTCGCTCAGCGCACCGTGGATGCGCTCCACCTTGATATGTCCGCGCAGGCATTGCGCAAGGAAGTCACCGCTCGGTCGAAAGCCGGCACCGTTCTGATCGACGTGGACGTTCTCGATCCATCACCTGTCCGCGCCCGCGATATTGCAAATACGTTGTCCAGCGAATTCGTCGCGATGGTCAAGCAGCTCGAGACCTCCGGGGACGGCAACCTCCCCGATACGCGGGTGGTGGTCGAGCAGCCCGCATCGGTGTCTAGCTCTCCGGCTATTCCAAACTTGTTCCGAAACCTAGCGCTTGGCCTGGTTGCGGGCGTCTTACTCGGTATCGCATTGGCTTTCGGTCTAGATGTTGTCGACAGCACCGTCAAGAAGCGCGAGGACCTTGAGAGCATCACCGGCGCCAGTGTTGTAGGTGAGATTCCGGTGGACAAGCCCCGACGCACTGCGCCGGTCATCTCGTTCGCTAGTGACAATTCCCGGATTGCCGAATCGTTCCGAAAGCTGCGCACCAATCTGAGCTTCCTCGCAGTCGACAATCCGCCGAGGGTAATCGTGGTTACAAGCTCCGTTCCTAATGAGGGCAAATCGACAACGGCGATCAATCTCGCCTTGGCGTTGGCCGAGACCGAAAACAACGTGGTCGTAGTCGACGGAGATATGCGTCGATCGATGATTCAAGATTATCTAAAACTCGACGGATCAGTTGGCCTGAGCACCGTACTCAGCGGCGCAGTACCGCTCTCAGAGGCATTGCAGCAGACAAGGTTTTCCGGGCTGACGGTATTGGCTGCAGGCACAACACCCCCGAATCCAAGTGAGTTATTGGCATCCCAGGCCGCCAAGAAGCTGCTAGCAGAGCTTCGTGGACAATTCGATTATGTGATCGTCGATTCATCTCCGCTGCTGGCTGTAACGGATGCCAGTTTGTTGGCGGCGGATGCGGATGGCGCCTTGCTGCTGGCACGATACGGGAAGACCAGGCGCGATCAGCTAACACACGCATCAGAAGCCCTTGCGAGCGTAGGTGCCGCAATGCTTGGCACGGTGTTCACGATGATGCCTCCGCGTAATCACTCGTCTTACGCTGGCAGTTATTACTACTACTACGGTAAAAGCCGTAGGGATACCCGTACCTCTTAG
- a CDS encoding DUF4012 domain-containing protein produces MDTAGDADDDASDDDNSTDSKRHRRPRRRHVIRVVGLAVLLSAVGFLCWLGFEGYSAKSHLERARANAQHSKEAMSGGDLDAAVRFASDAEADARHADSATRSIPWNLATHIPWLGSPFKTAQEISQVVLGLTSDVMKPAAELGSALSPTQLIKGSHVDVRTLQNKEPALAKIASEARNLESDAAAITDPAYLSALRNARSDLQAQIAKVTGLLDKATLTAKLAPLLMGVDGPRTYFMGFQTNAEARGTGGILGGFGILHFDHGVPTVNALGPNTELTGPFKPLDLGPQFDQEYGYVNPSTDFRNSNLSSHFPYAAQIWRSMWSQQTGTDVDGVIAIDPVALSYVLGATGPLTMPDGETITADNVVELTESTAYQRFPTDQRARKQFLQDIATTVVKKMTGAIDSPRRLLDALGKAVSERRISIWSASPDEEKLLEQTPLAHTIPDDASPYAAVVFNNLAGNKLDYYLRQEVTYEADGCASNTRNTTVTVKLTSVVPDTPLPQYVAGSLGIKSDVPITLPSGSMVTSVRLVATKGARLTGAFSNGQQVPVFNGIDRDHPTFEIQVAIPPRQSGVLTFRLSEPTSPGAAQVPLQPLIEQTAPVIKVPECPQK; encoded by the coding sequence GTGGATACAGCGGGGGATGCTGACGACGACGCATCGGATGACGACAACAGCACCGACAGCAAGCGGCACCGCCGGCCGCGGCGTCGCCACGTCATCCGCGTAGTGGGACTGGCTGTCCTGCTCAGTGCAGTTGGATTTCTGTGCTGGTTGGGATTCGAAGGGTATTCGGCTAAATCTCACCTGGAGCGAGCGCGTGCTAACGCGCAGCACTCGAAAGAGGCGATGTCCGGCGGCGATCTTGATGCCGCCGTACGTTTTGCCTCCGACGCGGAGGCAGACGCCCGGCACGCGGACAGTGCAACGCGCTCAATTCCATGGAACCTCGCCACACATATTCCGTGGCTCGGAAGCCCCTTCAAGACGGCCCAAGAGATCTCCCAAGTCGTTCTGGGGCTGACATCTGACGTGATGAAGCCGGCGGCTGAGTTGGGCTCGGCGCTTTCCCCGACCCAACTGATCAAAGGCTCGCACGTCGATGTTCGGACCCTTCAGAACAAAGAGCCGGCGCTGGCCAAGATCGCGTCCGAAGCGCGGAATCTTGAATCGGATGCCGCCGCGATCACTGACCCCGCCTACCTATCCGCACTTCGAAACGCGCGCTCAGATCTTCAAGCGCAAATCGCCAAAGTCACGGGCCTCCTCGACAAAGCGACCCTCACCGCCAAGCTTGCCCCGCTCTTGATGGGCGTAGACGGACCGCGCACCTACTTCATGGGATTTCAGACCAACGCCGAAGCCAGGGGAACAGGCGGGATACTCGGCGGATTCGGAATTCTCCATTTCGACCACGGTGTGCCGACAGTAAACGCGTTGGGGCCCAACACCGAGTTGACCGGACCGTTCAAGCCGCTGGACCTTGGCCCGCAGTTCGACCAGGAGTACGGCTACGTCAACCCGAGCACCGACTTCCGCAACAGCAATCTCAGCTCGCACTTTCCATATGCCGCACAGATTTGGCGCTCGATGTGGTCGCAACAGACAGGCACGGATGTCGACGGCGTGATCGCAATCGACCCCGTCGCCCTCAGTTACGTGCTTGGGGCGACCGGGCCGCTAACCATGCCCGACGGCGAAACCATCACCGCGGACAACGTCGTCGAACTCACAGAATCGACTGCATACCAACGCTTCCCAACGGATCAGCGTGCGCGCAAGCAGTTCCTACAGGACATCGCCACTACCGTCGTCAAGAAGATGACCGGTGCCATCGACTCGCCGCGACGGCTCCTCGACGCACTCGGAAAGGCCGTGAGCGAGCGCCGGATCTCCATCTGGAGCGCATCTCCCGATGAGGAGAAGCTGCTTGAGCAGACACCACTTGCTCACACGATTCCTGACGATGCATCCCCATATGCCGCAGTAGTTTTCAACAACCTCGCCGGTAACAAACTTGACTACTACCTGCGGCAGGAAGTCACCTACGAGGCGGATGGCTGTGCGAGCAACACTCGCAACACGACGGTGACAGTGAAGTTGACAAGCGTCGTACCAGACACGCCCCTCCCCCAATATGTCGCCGGCTCACTAGGCATCAAGAGTGACGTCCCGATCACTTTGCCCAGCGGCTCTATGGTGACGTCAGTTCGCCTTGTCGCTACCAAGGGCGCACGCCTCACGGGCGCCTTCTCCAACGGCCAGCAGGTGCCCGTATTCAACGGAATAGACCGCGATCACCCAACTTTCGAGATCCAAGTAGCTATTCCGCCCAGGCAGTCGGGAGTACTGACCTTTCGCCTGTCCGAACCTACGAGCCCGGGGGCAGCCCAGGTTCCCCTGCAGCCGCTGATCGAGCAGACCGCGCCGGTGATCAAGGTTCCCGAATGCCCGCAGAAATGA